From Micromonospora rhizosphaerae, the proteins below share one genomic window:
- a CDS encoding transposase, producing the protein MLFPDGLFTDLFAQIGRRSVPPSVVATVMVLQRLEGLSDREAVDRFTFDARWRYAAGVGGWDGAGRVGFAHTVLVDMRERLRRSDRPDRVFEVALDAVRAAGLLGRRRVLDSTPLYDAVATMDTITLIRSAVRGLLAAAGGDLAARLRAVLASGDDYRGTGKPVIDWDDKTARDALVDSRARDGYALLAVLDGLTLPEPVVQATRLLATVLGQDLETGDDGVLRIARKVAPDRVISTVDPEARHGHKTSHRGFDGYKGHIAVDPDAEIITATEVTAGNTGGVEPVADLITDLTDATEPAEDTAAVYGDAAYGAGEVLDRLDAAGIDIKTKVQPPNAPAGKFTKDRFDIDLQHQQVTCPGGVTIPIRRVRGHDRNAGRADFGSACATCPLRRHCTESKTGRSITIGHHEAHLTTARTRQTDPAWQADYRTTRPAAEGCPGTVRN; encoded by the coding sequence ATGCTGTTTCCGGATGGGTTGTTCACCGACCTGTTCGCGCAGATCGGTCGCCGGTCGGTGCCGCCGTCGGTGGTGGCCACGGTGATGGTCCTGCAACGACTGGAAGGGCTGTCGGATCGGGAGGCGGTGGACCGGTTCACGTTCGACGCGCGCTGGCGTTACGCCGCTGGGGTCGGTGGTTGGGACGGCGCGGGTCGGGTCGGGTTCGCTCACACGGTGCTGGTGGACATGCGGGAACGGCTGCGCCGCTCCGACCGGCCGGACCGGGTGTTCGAGGTGGCGTTGGACGCCGTCCGGGCGGCGGGGTTGCTGGGTCGGCGGCGGGTCCTCGATTCCACACCGTTGTATGACGCGGTCGCGACGATGGACACGATCACGCTGATCCGCTCGGCGGTCCGGGGGCTGCTCGCCGCCGCCGGCGGCGACCTGGCCGCACGGTTGCGGGCCGTGCTGGCCAGCGGGGATGACTACAGGGGCACCGGCAAGCCGGTCATCGACTGGGACGACAAGACCGCCCGTGATGCCCTGGTCGACTCCCGGGCCCGCGACGGTTACGCGCTGCTGGCCGTCCTCGACGGGCTGACGCTGCCCGAGCCGGTCGTTCAGGCGACGCGGCTGCTGGCCACGGTGCTGGGCCAGGACTTGGAGACCGGCGACGACGGTGTGCTGCGCATCGCCCGCAAGGTCGCCCCGGACCGGGTGATCTCCACCGTTGACCCCGAGGCCCGGCACGGGCACAAGACCAGCCACCGCGGCTTCGACGGCTACAAGGGCCACATCGCCGTCGACCCCGACGCCGAGATCATCACCGCCACCGAGGTCACCGCCGGCAACACCGGCGGCGTCGAGCCGGTCGCCGACCTCATCACCGATCTCACCGACGCCACCGAGCCCGCCGAGGACACCGCAGCGGTCTACGGCGACGCCGCCTACGGCGCCGGCGAGGTCCTCGACCGGCTCGACGCCGCCGGGATCGACATCAAGACCAAGGTCCAGCCACCGAACGCCCCCGCCGGGAAGTTCACCAAGGACCGCTTCGACATCGACCTGCAACACCAGCAGGTCACCTGCCCGGGCGGCGTCACGATCCCGATCCGGCGGGTGCGAGGCCACGACCGCAACGCCGGCAGGGCCGACTTCGGCAGCGCCTGCGCCACCTGCCCGCTGCGCAGGCACTGCACCGAGTCCAAGACCGGGCGCAGCATCACCATCGGCCACCACGAAGCCCACCTCACCACCGCCCGCACCCGCCAGACCGACCCCGCCTGGCAAGCCGACTACCGTACCACCCGACCCGCGGCAGAAGGATGCCCCGGCACAGTCCGGAACTGA